Proteins from a single region of Kluyveromyces lactis strain NRRL Y-1140 chromosome C complete sequence:
- the ARG1 gene encoding argininosuccinate synthase (highly similar to uniprot|P22768 Saccharomyces cerevisiae YOL058W ARG1 Arginosuccinate synthetase catalyzes the formation of L-argininosuccinate from citrulline and L-aspartate in the arginine biosynthesis pathway potential Cdc28p substrate), with product MSKGKVCLAYSGGLDTSVILAWLLEQGYEVVAFMANVGQEEDFEAAEKKALLIGATKFVLVDCREEFVKDVLFPAVQVNAVYEDVYLLGTSLARPVIAKAQIDVAKQEGCFAVSHGCTGKGNDQIRFELGFYALKPDVKVIAPWRDPTFFDRFAGRKDLLAYAAEKNIPVFQTASKPWSTDENLAHISYEAGILEDPNQTPPNDMWKLITGPEDAPDQPQDLDIVFEKGLPVKLTYKDAASGKETTATSPLDIFLTSAKLARANGVGRIDIVENRYINLKSRGCYEQAPLSVLRRAHVDLEGLTLDKEVRALRDQFVTPNYSRLLYNGSYFTPECEYIRSMIQPSQSTVNGTVRLRLYKGNIIVLGRYSETENLYNPDESSMDILTGFQPTDTTGFIAIQAIRVKKYGESKAAKGEELTL from the coding sequence TACTCCGGTGGTTTGGATACCTCTGTGATTTTGGCCTGGTTGTTAGAACAAGGGTACGAAGTTGTTGCCTTCATGGCCAATGTTggtcaagaagaagatttcgaagctgctgaaaagaaggctTTACTAATTGGTGCTACCAAGTTTGTTCTAGTTGACTGCAGAGAAGAATTCGTCAAGGACGTTTTGTTCCCAGCTGTTCAAGTTAACGCGGTATACGAAGACGTTTATCTGTTAGGTACCTCTTTGGCTAGACCTGTTATCGCTAAGGCTCAAATCGACGTCGCTAAGCAAGAAGGTTGTTTCGCTGTTTCTCATGGTTGCACCGGTAAGGGTAACGATCAAATTAGATTCGAATTGGGTTTCTACGCATTGAAACCAGACGTCAAGGTCATTGCCCCATGGAGAGATCCAACTTTCTTCGACAGATTTGCTGGTAGAAAAGATCTATTGGCTTATGCTGCCGAAAAGAACATCCCTGTGTTCCAAACCGCTTCTAAACCATGGTCCACTGATGAGAACTTGGCTCATATCTCCTACGAAGCTGGTATTCTAGAAGATCCAAACCAAACTCCTCCAAACGATATGTGGAAGTTGATCACTGGTCCAGAAGATGCTCCAGATCAACCACAAGATTTGGATATCGTTTTCGAAAAGGGTTTGCCAGTGAAGTTGACTTACAAGGATGCCGCTTCTGGCAAAGAAACTACTGCTACTTCACCATTGGATATCTTCTTGACTTCTGCGAAATTGGCTAGAGCTAACGGTGTTGGTAGAATCGATATCGTTGAAAATCGTTACATCAACTTGAAATCTAGAGGTTGTTACGAACAAGCTCCATTGTCCGTCTTGAGAAGAGCTCACGTTGACTTGGAAGGTTTGACTTTGGACAAAGAAGTCCGTGCCTTGAGAGATCAATTTGTCACTCCAAATTACTCCAGATTGTTGTACAACGGTTCATACTTCACTCCAGAATGTGAATATATCAGATCTATGATCCAACCTTCCCAATCTACAGTTAACGGTACCGTTAGATTGAGACTATACAAGGGTAACATCATTGTGCTAGGCAGATACTCAGAGACTGAGAACCTATACAATCCTGATGAATCTTCTATGGATATATTGACTGGTTTCCAACCAACCGACACTACCGGTTTCATCGCTATTCAAGCGATCAGAGTAAAAAAGTACGGTGAATCCAAGGCTGCCAAGGGTGAAGAACTAACTTTATAA